The following proteins are encoded in a genomic region of Arachis stenosperma cultivar V10309 chromosome 4, arast.V10309.gnm1.PFL2, whole genome shotgun sequence:
- the LOC130975138 gene encoding uncharacterized protein LOC130975138 — protein MVICCCRGRREAEGEAATRKQEAKWSRDVRRERGKAWQQQWWVCGAALRFGEGRRNAKLHVWEELSYMVGLCEVPSCYMGDFNEIMHVEERQGTDILPRSTEEFRSWVQDMHLVDLPLTDRKFTWFRGRSCSRIDRALVSVEWLEEFPETRICDGPRDLSDHCPEEWRGLGEMQFIDKLKALTIPLGNWNKTNFGDMDKKITRFEEEIKKIDDLVSNGVYDGMMEARRKTLVTCCERWLVRNQARIKIAIKDYYKELYHQDKSPMMSFRDGLVNRMEHGDSVSMEALPTAEEIREAVWDCESSKAPGYDGYNMNFVKRCWGDIGPKFTAAVMGFFQTSRLPTDSNITWVALTPKFIGAKEIKDL, from the exons ATGGTTATCTGTTGTTGTAGAGGCAGAAGAGAGGCGGAGGGAGAAGCGGCAACACGCAAGCAGGAAGCCAAGTGGAGCAGAGACGTGAGGAGGGAGAGAGGCAAAGCTTGGCAGCAGCAGTGGTGGGTCTGTGGTGCGGCGCTGCGATTCGGAGAAGGGAGAAG GAATGCGAAGCTTCACGTGTGGGAAGAGCTGAGTTATATGGTTGGGTTATGTGAGGTTCCTAGTTGCTACATGGGAGATTTTAATGAAATAATGCATGTGGAAGAAAGGCAAGGTACTGATATTCTACCTAGATCCACAGAAGAGTTTAGGAGTTGGGTACAGGATATGCATCTAGTGGATCTACCTCTAACAGATCGCAAGTTCACATGGTTTAGGGGACGCTCGTGCAGTCGGATAGATAGAGCTCTGGTTAGCGTGGAGTGGTTGGAAGAGTTCCCTGAGACTAGGATATGCGATGGACCAAGAGACTTATCAGATCACTGTCCA GAGGAGTGGAGAGGATTGGGGGAGATGCAGTTCATAGATAAATTGAAGGCGCTGACGATTCCGCTAGGGAATTGGAATAAGACTAACTTTGGGGATATGGATAAAAAGATTACGAGATTTGAGgaagaaattaagaagattgATGACCTGGTAAGCAATGGGGTGTATGATGGAATGATGGAGGCTAGAAGAAAGACGCTGGTTACCTGCTGTGAGAGGTG GCTGGTAAGGAACCAAGCTAGAATAAAGATTGCTATTAAGGATTACTACAAGGAGTTATATCACCAGGATAAGTCGCCTATGATGAGCTTCAGAGATGGTCTGGTAAACAGGATGGAGCATGGAGATTCTGTATCTATGGAGGCACTGCCGACAGCTGAGGAGATCAGAGAAGCGGTGTGGGATTGTGAGTCATCTAAGGCACCAGGATACGATGGGTATAACATGAACTTTGTTAAGAGGTGTTGGGGTGATATTGGGCCTAAATTCACGGCTGCAGTGATGGGGTTCTTTCAGACGTCAAGGCTGCCGACAGACTCTAACATCACTTGGGTGGCGCTGACACCAAAGTTCATTGGAGCTAAAGAGATTAAAGATTTGTGA